The following coding sequences lie in one Desulfolucanica intricata genomic window:
- a CDS encoding damage-control phosphatase ARMT1 family protein, translated as MRAYIDCVHCYLKQAVSCMAAAGVDEDTQHEILYELMDFVKTFDRNDTPANNSTEVLLKVYERIGIADPYKDLKKHSNDLALKLYPKLKKILASSKDRLYDALKISVAGNVIDLGINRDFDIDESLKYSLEVGFSINDYDKFLNKLQKVNNVLFLGDNAGEIVFDKVLVEELVDMGKEVIYTVKAGPILNDATIEDAVYVGMDNVARVITTGSNYLGTSLNKISKEFEAILHSSNLVISKGQANFESLEQEDTVKEKVYFLLKIKCEGVGKTAGSKFGDVVFFTPNK; from the coding sequence ATGCGGGCATATATAGATTGTGTTCACTGCTATCTTAAACAGGCAGTTTCCTGTATGGCAGCAGCCGGGGTTGATGAGGATACGCAGCATGAAATTCTATATGAGCTAATGGATTTCGTAAAAACTTTTGATAGAAATGATACTCCTGCTAACAATTCCACAGAAGTGCTTTTAAAAGTATATGAGCGAATAGGTATTGCCGATCCCTATAAAGATCTTAAGAAACATTCAAATGATCTTGCCTTAAAGCTGTACCCAAAGTTAAAAAAGATCTTGGCATCTTCTAAAGATCGACTTTATGATGCTCTGAAAATTTCCGTAGCCGGAAATGTCATCGACCTTGGAATTAACAGAGACTTTGATATAGATGAGAGTCTAAAATATAGTTTGGAAGTCGGATTTTCAATTAACGACTATGATAAATTTTTAAACAAACTGCAGAAAGTTAATAACGTACTTTTTTTGGGTGATAATGCAGGAGAAATAGTTTTTGACAAGGTGCTGGTCGAGGAACTTGTGGATATGGGAAAAGAGGTAATATACACTGTTAAAGCCGGACCCATTTTAAATGATGCAACAATAGAAGATGCTGTTTACGTAGGAATGGATAATGTGGCCAGGGTTATAACAACCGGTTCAAACTATCTTGGTACATCACTTAATAAAATTTCAAAAGAGTTCGAAGCAATTTTACATAGCTCAAACCTTGTAATATCAAAAGGCCAGGCTAATTTTGAATCACTGGAACAAGAGGATACGGTAAAAGAAAAGGTTTACTTTCTGCTAAAAATAAAATGCGAAGGTGTTGGTAAAACAGCAGGCTCAAAATTCGGGGATGTAGTGTTTTTTACACCTAATAAATAA
- a CDS encoding 4Fe-4S dicluster domain-containing protein — translation MSVYALYQDDHKCISCRSCQVQCKVNKGLSVGPKPNQIIEVGPVKAADKPKANYVFLTCFHCEEPWCVPACPNGAMQKRSGDGVIFIDQDRCAGCKSCIMACPWSAPQWDPVKGKAVKCDFCIDRLEAGLKPACVTACPTNCLNFDLAENVPDTKRVRFARDIAFGKDCQ, via the coding sequence ATGAGTGTATATGCTCTTTACCAGGATGATCATAAGTGTATATCTTGCCGCAGCTGTCAAGTTCAGTGCAAAGTCAATAAAGGTTTAAGTGTCGGGCCGAAACCCAATCAAATTATTGAAGTGGGACCGGTTAAAGCAGCTGATAAGCCAAAAGCAAATTATGTTTTCCTGACCTGCTTTCACTGCGAGGAGCCGTGGTGTGTCCCGGCATGTCCCAACGGGGCTATGCAAAAACGTTCCGGTGACGGTGTAATATTTATAGACCAGGATCGTTGTGCCGGTTGTAAAAGCTGTATTATGGCCTGTCCTTGGAGTGCACCCCAGTGGGATCCTGTGAAAGGAAAGGCAGTTAAATGTGACTTTTGTATTGACCGTCTTGAGGCGGGACTTAAGCCGGCCTGTGTTACTGCCTGTCCCACCAATTGTCTTAATTTTGATTTGGCGGAAAATGTGCCGGATACAAAACGGGTTAGATTTGCCCGGGATATTGCTTTTGGTAAAGATTGTCAATAA
- a CDS encoding rubrerythrin family protein, giving the protein MKTIENLMAAFAGESQANRKYLAFAQKARQEGNEKVSRLFTAVADAETIHALKHFETAGKVESTAQNVKSAIEGETYEFTDMYPKFIEQAKKEGNQKAVRSFELAMEAEKAHGELFKKALSDIKAGGDMKAKSFHLCPVCGYIEPDYAPERCPVCGAKGSSFKQY; this is encoded by the coding sequence TTGAAAACTATTGAGAATTTAATGGCGGCCTTTGCCGGAGAATCCCAAGCCAATAGAAAATATTTGGCATTTGCTCAAAAAGCCCGGCAGGAGGGTAATGAAAAGGTTTCCCGTCTGTTTACTGCAGTGGCTGATGCAGAGACCATTCATGCTTTAAAACATTTCGAGACTGCCGGTAAGGTTGAGAGTACGGCACAAAATGTAAAGTCTGCTATTGAAGGAGAGACCTATGAATTCACTGACATGTACCCCAAGTTTATTGAGCAGGCGAAAAAAGAAGGCAACCAAAAGGCCGTTAGAAGCTTTGAACTTGCAATGGAAGCAGAAAAGGCTCACGGAGAACTTTTTAAAAAGGCGTTAAGCGATATTAAAGCGGGGGGAGATATGAAGGCGAAATCTTTCCACCTGTGCCCTGTTTGCGGGTATATTGAGCCGGATTATGCCCCTGAACGCTGTCCGGTGTGTGGAGCAAAAGGTAGTTCTTTTAAGCAGTATTAA
- a CDS encoding FAD-dependent oxidoreductase — protein sequence MTEKSCKVKLTVDIVEVFLKNEEYCSVCRRNFNNISDLLGKIREGNASLNDLDSISQLISKVNNMCQCGKGKTIAGEVISLMEKYRDDYIVHIENRVCPDSECPKLMLAPCQAACPAGIDIPNYVAMIGMKRFEEAIERIKEDVPLPGSLGRICEHPCERACRRAEVDKAISICALKRLAFDKSDINKRAVPPERKYPEKVAVIGAGPAGLSAAYFLAQRGYGVTVFEAMSEPGGMLAYGIPPYRLPRNVLRNEIDKIKAMGVEIKLNTPITRENGIQSLKEKGYAAVFLGTGAWKGSIPLSNKDGYKNLWDGVSFLRTVNHALMSDFNEKKIDLNGKKVIVVGGGNVAIDAARVSLRLGAQEVRIVYRRTREEMPALNEEIVDAEKEGVIFDFLVSPVNVGGKDGQVSYLECLKNTLSEPDAGGRCKPVPIENSEHKIEADIIIFATGQKPELSYLTEGEQAPEVEIFRDRIVINPDTMETSRPGVFAGGDAVTGPASAIRAMAAGKRAAASIDAYLRGRKPSAGIKFPVKRKSIMPLQVSAEQKADTGRINFHDLYLTEKQSSFEEIMQGVSEEAAVAEAGRCLRCDMCIACGSCVDNCHEQVGAGALQLGYVGGSKGSETDFSRPGDKCIGCGTCSVNCPTGAITQEDKDGYREMRMCGALMSRLKLVACQVCGRNYVTEKHLEFVNQSVNNDFNTEKYNKNICPDCARKAWSEKVYGMGIS from the coding sequence ATGACAGAAAAAAGCTGTAAAGTTAAACTGACTGTAGATATCGTAGAGGTATTTTTAAAAAATGAAGAATACTGTAGTGTTTGCCGTCGAAACTTTAATAATATATCAGACCTTCTTGGCAAGATAAGAGAAGGCAATGCTTCCCTTAATGATTTGGATTCCATTAGTCAGTTAATCAGTAAAGTTAATAATATGTGTCAATGCGGCAAAGGGAAAACTATAGCCGGCGAAGTTATTTCTCTTATGGAGAAGTACAGAGATGATTATATAGTGCATATTGAAAACAGGGTGTGCCCGGATTCCGAATGTCCCAAGCTTATGCTTGCGCCCTGTCAGGCAGCTTGTCCTGCCGGTATAGATATCCCTAATTATGTAGCTATGATTGGTATGAAAAGATTTGAGGAAGCCATTGAACGAATAAAAGAAGATGTACCGCTGCCGGGAAGCCTGGGGCGTATTTGTGAACACCCTTGTGAGAGAGCATGTAGAAGGGCTGAGGTTGATAAAGCAATTTCTATATGTGCGTTAAAGAGGTTAGCTTTTGATAAGTCTGATATAAACAAAAGAGCAGTACCACCGGAAAGAAAGTATCCGGAAAAGGTTGCTGTAATCGGGGCAGGACCGGCCGGGCTTTCTGCCGCATATTTTCTTGCTCAGCGGGGGTACGGGGTAACTGTTTTTGAAGCAATGTCCGAACCCGGCGGTATGCTGGCATACGGAATTCCTCCCTACAGGTTACCCCGTAATGTGCTGCGTAATGAAATAGATAAAATTAAAGCTATGGGTGTGGAAATCAAGTTGAATACGCCTATTACGAGGGAAAACGGCATTCAATCCTTGAAGGAAAAAGGTTATGCTGCTGTTTTTCTTGGAACGGGCGCCTGGAAAGGTTCAATACCACTGTCAAATAAGGATGGCTACAAAAATCTTTGGGACGGTGTTTCTTTTCTAAGGACAGTTAATCATGCACTTATGAGTGATTTTAATGAAAAGAAAATAGATCTTAACGGCAAGAAGGTAATTGTTGTCGGTGGCGGAAATGTTGCTATTGATGCAGCACGGGTCTCTCTTCGTTTGGGGGCACAGGAAGTAAGAATTGTTTACCGCCGGACTCGGGAGGAAATGCCGGCATTAAATGAAGAAATAGTTGATGCGGAAAAAGAAGGGGTAATTTTTGATTTCCTCGTTTCCCCCGTCAATGTTGGAGGTAAGGATGGGCAGGTTTCTTATCTGGAGTGCTTGAAAAATACTCTTAGCGAACCTGATGCCGGCGGCCGCTGTAAGCCGGTGCCTATAGAAAATTCTGAACATAAAATTGAAGCTGATATAATTATTTTTGCCACCGGTCAGAAACCGGAATTGTCTTATCTTACTGAGGGGGAACAGGCCCCGGAAGTTGAGATTTTCCGGGACCGGATTGTTATTAATCCGGATACTATGGAAACCTCCCGGCCGGGAGTTTTTGCCGGGGGAGATGCTGTTACCGGGCCTGCCAGTGCTATCAGAGCAATGGCTGCCGGTAAGCGGGCCGCTGCCAGCATTGATGCTTACTTGCGCGGTAGAAAACCTTCGGCCGGAATTAAATTTCCGGTAAAAAGAAAAAGTATTATGCCGCTTCAAGTTAGTGCTGAACAAAAAGCCGATACCGGCCGGATTAATTTTCATGATCTATATTTAACTGAAAAGCAGAGTAGCTTTGAGGAAATAATGCAGGGGGTCAGTGAGGAAGCAGCGGTGGCAGAGGCCGGTAGATGCCTGCGCTGTGATATGTGTATAGCCTGCGGTTCATGTGTTGACAACTGTCATGAGCAGGTTGGTGCAGGTGCGCTGCAGCTGGGTTATGTCGGCGGCAGCAAAGGCTCAGAAACTGATTTTAGTCGACCGGGAGATAAATGTATAGGATGCGGTACCTGTTCCGTAAATTGCCCGACCGGTGCTATTACTCAGGAAGATAAGGATGGCTATAGAGAGATGCGCATGTGTGGTGCCTTAATGAGCCGTTTGAAACTTGTAGCTTGTCAGGTTTGTGGGCGGAATTATGTTACTGAAAAACATCTTGAGTTTGTTAATCAAAGTGTTAATAATGACTTTAATACCGAAAAATATAATAAGAATATATGCCCGGATTGTGCCCGAAAGGCGTGGTCTGAAAAAGTTTATGGCATGGGAATCAGTTAA
- a CDS encoding molybdopterin-dependent oxidoreductase: protein MKDVYSICLMCSVRCPIKVMVKNDDVKLIEGNPYAAGIEGSICPKGAAGVSLLNDHERVKKPLIRTGPRGSGHWREATWDEALDYVAEKLKDIKDKYGARSIALTERSQLNSHISKTFMKAIGSPNYFTHDSCCKGSLNTAFRSLTGYADGSVGVDIERAKHIILFGRNYFESIELKVVKQLTNALENGAKLTYIDPRVTVTATKAHKYLMIRPGTDLALNYALIHVIIKEKLYDKEYVERWVTGFKELQNFVEPYTPEWAEKETGIPAEEIISLAREAGEAKPSVIFHYGYRSAHYTNEVYVRRALIILNALMGSIEAPGGVFIKKGARDAGKKPLRKLTEQNLPEVTEERCDMVGTAKFPTPDPAHGVVQMLPKVILEEKPYPVKGLIVWRHDPLLSIPDYKNNKRAFDKLDLIVTIDIQYSETAWYSDVILPESIYLERGDSIQEVNGLKPGLFMRKPAVTTRYDTKPGWEIIKCLADRLNIGEYFPYNSLEDLWAYQLEGTGIDIKDFEEKGFVTLSSEPIYWNREDGIKFKTPSGKIELMSSLFEENGIPSFPEYEQVKSPEEGYFRLLIGRNVAHTHVSTQNNPLLNELMPENLLWINTDKAEKLGIKNGQMVEVASSRGKDTIRAYVTNLIHPEAVFMVHGFGRKVSAQTRCYNKGASDTLLQENITDMVGGSPALQNVHVTVRPA from the coding sequence ATGAAAGATGTATATAGCATTTGTTTGATGTGTTCCGTAAGATGCCCCATTAAAGTTATGGTTAAAAATGATGACGTAAAGCTGATCGAAGGTAATCCGTACGCTGCAGGCATTGAAGGTAGTATTTGTCCTAAAGGGGCTGCCGGGGTCAGTCTTTTGAATGATCACGAAAGGGTTAAAAAGCCGCTAATCAGGACAGGTCCCAGGGGTTCCGGACATTGGCGTGAGGCAACTTGGGATGAGGCGCTGGACTATGTTGCGGAAAAACTTAAAGATATTAAAGATAAGTACGGTGCCCGCAGTATAGCCCTTACGGAAAGAAGCCAGCTTAACTCCCATATAAGCAAAACCTTTATGAAAGCTATCGGGTCACCGAACTATTTTACTCATGACTCTTGCTGTAAAGGATCCCTTAATACTGCTTTCCGGTCTTTAACCGGATATGCTGACGGTAGTGTGGGGGTTGATATTGAGAGGGCAAAACATATTATCTTATTTGGACGAAACTATTTTGAATCTATAGAACTTAAGGTTGTTAAGCAATTAACCAATGCTTTGGAGAACGGGGCTAAACTTACTTATATTGATCCACGGGTAACAGTTACTGCTACAAAGGCGCACAAGTATTTAATGATTAGGCCCGGTACAGATTTGGCACTTAATTATGCACTGATACATGTCATTATTAAAGAGAAGCTTTACGACAAGGAATATGTTGAGCGGTGGGTGACCGGCTTTAAAGAACTGCAAAATTTTGTGGAGCCTTATACTCCGGAATGGGCGGAAAAAGAAACCGGTATTCCCGCTGAAGAGATTATTTCTTTGGCGCGGGAGGCCGGCGAGGCTAAACCTTCTGTTATATTCCATTATGGATACCGTTCCGCACATTATACCAACGAAGTATATGTGAGAAGAGCTCTTATTATCTTGAATGCTCTAATGGGTAGTATTGAAGCTCCCGGAGGGGTTTTTATCAAAAAAGGTGCCAGGGATGCGGGTAAAAAACCCCTTCGAAAATTAACCGAGCAAAATCTCCCGGAAGTTACAGAAGAGAGATGTGACATGGTTGGGACTGCAAAATTTCCTACGCCGGATCCGGCCCATGGTGTAGTTCAAATGCTTCCCAAGGTTATCCTGGAAGAAAAACCGTACCCCGTTAAGGGGTTAATCGTCTGGCGTCATGATCCGCTTCTCTCTATACCTGATTATAAAAATAACAAGCGGGCCTTTGATAAATTAGATTTAATTGTAACCATTGACATCCAATATAGTGAAACAGCCTGGTATTCCGATGTTATCTTACCTGAATCTATTTACCTGGAAAGAGGAGATTCCATACAAGAGGTAAATGGCTTAAAGCCGGGACTGTTCATGCGAAAACCGGCGGTAACAACCAGGTATGATACCAAACCTGGCTGGGAAATTATTAAGTGTCTGGCAGACAGATTAAATATAGGAGAATACTTCCCCTATAATTCCCTGGAGGATTTATGGGCGTATCAACTTGAGGGAACCGGTATTGATATAAAGGATTTTGAGGAGAAAGGTTTTGTTACCTTAAGTTCAGAACCCATTTACTGGAACCGGGAAGACGGAATTAAATTTAAAACCCCTTCCGGAAAGATCGAGCTTATGTCCAGCCTTTTTGAGGAAAACGGTATTCCTTCTTTTCCGGAATATGAACAGGTTAAATCTCCTGAAGAAGGTTATTTCCGGCTGCTTATTGGCCGAAATGTTGCTCACACCCATGTTTCTACACAGAACAACCCCCTCTTAAATGAATTGATGCCTGAGAACCTCCTATGGATTAATACAGATAAGGCAGAGAAACTGGGGATCAAAAACGGTCAAATGGTTGAAGTGGCATCTTCCCGGGGCAAAGATACTATCCGTGCTTATGTCACAAACTTGATTCACCCGGAAGCGGTTTTCATGGTACACGGCTTTGGCCGAAAGGTGTCTGCACAAACCAGGTGCTACAATAAGGGGGCCAGTGATACTCTGCTTCAGGAAAACATAACAGATATGGTTGGAGGCAGCCCGGCCTTGCAGAATGTTCATGTTACCGTAAGACCGGCTTAA
- a CDS encoding glycosyl hydrolase family 18 protein, which translates to MFIKNQNGAIKGLLIFLIIILLLSLASIELKKDRYSPGQRENLLLMAYYDQGWNKETLGLPSLRAHNESLDILSPNWYSVNSVGSIVLSRGSIESEVGQILHGQDIKLLPLLTNHKGNYEVLADEKILNLAAKNIVNLVIANDYDGINIDFELIPPQLSNEFATFIKLIKSELQNKLVMVSVFPKVDFPEQYHGAHDYQKLEPFADYICLMAYDKSSPKTGPGPIAPIRWVEDNINNALKTIPPHKLILAVNAYGYDWSLQSGTVEAVGISQAEKKAAVNQTKLLWDRPSQTPYFNYQENNNKHTVWYENNQSVALKVNLAQKYNLAGIAFWRLGYENKAFINELSRH; encoded by the coding sequence ATGTTTATAAAGAATCAGAACGGGGCTATTAAAGGTTTATTAATCTTTCTGATCATAATCTTGTTATTATCACTGGCTTCTATTGAGTTAAAAAAAGACAGGTATTCACCCGGTCAAAGAGAAAATTTATTATTAATGGCTTATTATGATCAAGGCTGGAACAAGGAAACCTTGGGCCTACCGTCTTTAAGAGCACACAACGAGAGTTTGGATATATTAAGTCCAAACTGGTACAGCGTTAATTCCGTGGGAAGCATAGTCCTTTCCAGGGGCAGTATAGAAAGTGAGGTCGGACAAATACTGCACGGCCAGGATATAAAGTTGCTACCCCTGCTTACCAATCATAAAGGTAATTACGAGGTACTGGCCGATGAAAAAATTCTAAATCTGGCAGCTAAAAATATCGTTAACCTGGTTATAGCTAATGATTATGACGGGATAAATATCGATTTCGAATTAATTCCCCCACAATTATCCAACGAATTTGCAACTTTCATTAAATTAATAAAATCAGAACTGCAAAACAAGCTTGTAATGGTAAGTGTATTTCCTAAAGTTGATTTTCCGGAGCAGTACCACGGCGCCCATGATTATCAAAAATTAGAGCCTTTTGCGGATTATATCTGTCTTATGGCTTATGATAAAAGCTCCCCCAAAACAGGTCCCGGGCCAATAGCTCCGATAAGATGGGTAGAGGATAATATCAATAATGCTTTAAAAACAATTCCACCCCATAAGCTTATTCTTGCTGTTAATGCATATGGATACGATTGGTCGCTGCAAAGCGGTACTGTTGAAGCGGTTGGCATAAGTCAGGCAGAAAAAAAGGCTGCTGTTAACCAGACAAAATTATTATGGGACCGGCCTTCACAAACACCATATTTTAATTATCAGGAGAATAACAATAAGCATACAGTATGGTATGAAAATAATCAAAGTGTAGCATTGAAAGTAAACCTCGCCCAAAAATACAACTTAGCAGGGATAGCCTTCTGGAGATTGGGATATGAAAATAAAGCGTTTATTAATGAACTTTCCCGGCATTAA
- a CDS encoding rubredoxin-like domain-containing protein, translated as MWKCICGYVIDNVPEKCPHCGAPANKFNQLTENEMKLILNSRATNDIHTELLVLLDNAITLCEKGIELNLDAGCADVFHGIKEYAVINRQNIKAELAGHVSKNKWG; from the coding sequence ATGTGGAAATGTATTTGCGGCTATGTTATTGACAATGTTCCGGAAAAGTGCCCGCACTGTGGTGCTCCGGCAAACAAATTTAATCAGTTAACTGAAAATGAGATGAAGTTAATATTGAATTCCAGGGCAACTAACGATATTCATACCGAATTATTGGTACTTCTAGATAATGCTATAACTCTTTGTGAAAAAGGAATTGAATTAAACCTGGATGCAGGTTGTGCTGATGTCTTTCATGGAATAAAGGAGTATGCCGTGATTAACCGTCAAAATATAAAGGCTGAATTAGCAGGACATGTAAGTAAAAATAAGTGGGGTTAA
- a CDS encoding CAP domain-containing protein, translating into MRYILKTLTGFLVSSVVLMFALTVPVSGTAEAYTNYYTDNIPKYYNYYNYQAPDYNVPGQSAAKSGQPGNQSSGGINTSDEQTMLELVNNERKAAGLQPLASDPKLTQLARMKAQDMIDNNYFSHNSPIYGSPFDMMKSNGVSYRYAGENLAGASDVNTAHTNLMNSPGHKANILNPKYTKVGIGVVNGGPYGKMYVQEFNG; encoded by the coding sequence ATGAGGTATATATTAAAAACCTTAACCGGCTTTCTGGTAAGTTCTGTTGTTTTAATGTTTGCACTTACAGTACCGGTATCCGGTACTGCTGAAGCCTACACAAATTATTATACCGACAATATTCCTAAATACTATAATTATTATAACTACCAGGCGCCTGATTATAACGTACCCGGTCAGTCAGCTGCAAAGTCCGGTCAACCCGGAAACCAATCCTCCGGTGGGATAAACACCTCAGATGAACAAACAATGTTAGAACTGGTGAATAACGAACGTAAGGCTGCCGGTCTGCAGCCCCTTGCTTCTGATCCCAAATTGACTCAGTTGGCCCGTATGAAGGCCCAAGACATGATTGATAACAATTACTTTAGTCATAATTCACCAATTTATGGCTCACCCTTTGATATGATGAAGAGCAATGGTGTAAGCTATCGTTATGCCGGTGAAAATCTGGCGGGTGCTTCAGACGTAAATACTGCGCATACTAACTTAATGAACTCACCCGGCCACAAGGCTAACATTTTGAATCCCAAATATACTAAGGTAGGAATCGGTGTGGTAAACGGCGGTCCCTACGGTAAAATGTATGTACAAGAATTTAACGGTTAA
- a CDS encoding DUF502 domain-containing protein codes for MRKISKFFAQGLLVLLPLAGTIYILTFVYSKIAGLGNAIIFPLTGKELPGIDFILVIFIICLVGLIANWWASRKLLNFIEQLIFKMPGVKTIYSTLKDTMKSLTGDEKKFDTVVLVKLTEQVARLGFLTVTESPFKNSGGKELVGVYFPQTLQVAGDLYWVPRESVTIIDIPVDQALRLIISGGATGLNEENEKLPVTKSPTG; via the coding sequence ATGAGAAAAATATCTAAATTTTTTGCCCAGGGCTTACTGGTACTGCTACCACTGGCAGGAACAATTTACATTTTAACCTTTGTTTATTCTAAAATAGCAGGACTTGGTAATGCCATTATATTTCCCCTTACAGGTAAGGAGTTACCCGGGATTGATTTCATATTAGTAATTTTTATTATTTGTTTAGTCGGTTTAATTGCTAACTGGTGGGCATCCAGAAAACTGTTGAATTTCATCGAGCAGCTTATTTTCAAAATGCCCGGTGTAAAAACAATTTACAGCACCCTTAAAGATACTATGAAATCATTAACAGGAGACGAGAAAAAATTTGATACTGTAGTCCTGGTTAAATTAACGGAACAAGTTGCCAGACTCGGCTTTCTTACTGTAACAGAAAGCCCCTTTAAAAACAGCGGTGGAAAAGAACTCGTTGGAGTATATTTTCCCCAAACATTACAAGTAGCCGGTGATTTATATTGGGTTCCCAGGGAATCAGTCACAATTATAGATATTCCGGTAGACCAGGCCTTAAGATTAATTATTTCCGGGGGTGCTACAGGATTAAATGAAGAAAACGAAAAATTACCGGTAACTAAATCTCCGACAGGTTAA
- a CDS encoding Fur family transcriptional regulator: MNDMLKKLGLRATPQRLAILKLLQGNTAHPSAEEIYNKLKPDFPSLSLTTVYNTLESLAEGGMIQEIRIDCSRRRFDPNPQPHYHFLCNKCRRVFDLDINLINFDIPKQVGDFWVEGCFVNFYGYCMDCK; encoded by the coding sequence ATGAACGACATGTTGAAAAAGCTGGGTTTAAGGGCTACCCCTCAACGCCTGGCAATTTTAAAATTACTGCAGGGTAATACCGCGCATCCTTCCGCAGAAGAAATTTATAATAAATTAAAGCCTGATTTTCCGTCGTTATCATTAACTACTGTGTATAATACCTTAGAATCCCTGGCGGAGGGCGGGATGATTCAGGAGATTAGAATTGACTGCAGCAGAAGGCGCTTTGATCCTAATCCTCAACCTCATTATCACTTTCTTTGTAATAAGTGCCGGAGGGTATTTGATTTGGATATTAACTTGATAAACTTTGATATTCCGAAGCAGGTAGGTGATTTCTGGGTAGAAGGATGTTTTGTGAATTTTTATGGTTACTGTATGGATTGCAAGTAA
- a CDS encoding methylenetetrahydrofolate reductase yields MGLRNKLGKEFVFTTELGGINGTQINESIAKAKDYVGLDAINVHDCPNARLRMNSVMAAAILQKELGIPTIPHFTCRDRSLLGTQADLLGAHALGIRYLLPTTGDGPQHGPYKSSAVYDYNTIRLIEIINGFNQGKDANGEEFKGRTEFLVAATATPGNTNIDGEIAKMNKKIVAGADLFQTQPVYDVKQAKAFLVRARTLGKPILLGLMPLKSLKMAEFVNKNVAGVTVSDEVIAELEQGKTGFEVACEFIKEIYTEVDGLHIFGMGDVATTNKLVEFTRNLL; encoded by the coding sequence ATGGGTTTAAGAAATAAACTGGGTAAAGAATTTGTGTTTACAACGGAGTTAGGGGGAATCAACGGTACTCAAATCAATGAGAGTATAGCAAAAGCTAAGGATTATGTAGGCCTTGATGCTATTAATGTCCATGACTGTCCTAATGCACGCCTGCGTATGAATTCAGTGATGGCGGCGGCTATTTTGCAGAAAGAGTTGGGAATTCCCACTATTCCACATTTTACTTGCCGGGACCGCAGTCTGTTAGGAACACAGGCTGATTTGTTGGGTGCTCATGCATTGGGTATTCGGTATCTTTTACCCACGACAGGTGACGGTCCACAGCATGGCCCGTATAAATCTTCCGCTGTCTATGATTACAATACAATAAGGTTAATTGAAATTATTAATGGATTTAATCAGGGCAAAGATGCCAACGGTGAGGAGTTTAAAGGCCGGACAGAGTTTTTGGTGGCAGCCACTGCAACGCCGGGAAATACAAATATTGACGGTGAAATTGCTAAAATGAATAAAAAAATTGTTGCCGGTGCTGACTTATTCCAAACTCAGCCGGTTTATGATGTGAAGCAAGCTAAGGCCTTTTTGGTCCGGGCACGTACCCTGGGTAAGCCTATTCTCCTGGGGCTGATGCCGTTAAAGAGCCTGAAAATGGCAGAGTTTGTAAACAAAAATGTTGCAGGGGTAACTGTTTCGGATGAGGTTATAGCAGAATTGGAGCAGGGCAAGACAGGTTTTGAGGTGGCCTGTGAGTTTATTAAAGAAATATATACCGAAGTTGATGGCTTGCACATCTTCGGTATGGGGGATGTTGCTACTACCAATAAGCTTGTAGAGTTTACCCGTAATTTATTATAG